The following are encoded in a window of Alkalidesulfovibrio alkalitolerans DSM 16529 genomic DNA:
- a CDS encoding desulfoferrodoxin, which yields MAAERYEVYKCEACGNIVAVLHGGAGELVCCGEPMKYMKEGTVDAAKEKHVPVIEKTATGYKVKVGAVAHPMEEKHYIEWIELVADGVSYHKFLKPGDAPEAEFCLQAAKVTAREYCNIHGHWKAEG from the coding sequence ATGGCGGCTGAAAGGTATGAAGTCTACAAGTGCGAGGCCTGTGGCAACATCGTCGCCGTACTGCACGGCGGCGCGGGCGAACTCGTCTGCTGCGGCGAGCCCATGAAGTACATGAAGGAAGGCACCGTGGACGCGGCCAAGGAAAAGCACGTCCCGGTCATCGAGAAGACCGCGACCGGCTACAAGGTCAAGGTCGGGGCCGTGGCCCATCCCATGGAAGAGAAGCACTATATCGAGTGGATCGAACTCGTCGCAGACGGCGTGAGCTACCACAAGTTCCTCAAGCCCGGCGACGCGCCCGAGGCCGAGTTCTGTCTCCAGGCGGCCAAGGTGACCGCCCGCGAATACTGCAACATTCACGGCCACTGGAAGG